DNA sequence from the Streptomyces sp. MST-110588 genome:
AGGGCGCCCAAGGCGTCGGCGAAGGCCTGCCCGAGGTCCGCGCAGGACGCGCCTCCTCGTGCGTCAGGGCGTCAGCTCAGCTCACGGTGGGTATGTAGGGCGCTGCTGCGGCCTGGGCCATCGTCCGAAGTTTTGTGAAGTAGGAGGTGCAGTACTCCTCATTGATCAGAGGAATGATCTTGTCGAGGTCGGCGATGCAGCCCCGGAGGTAGGCGATGCCACTGTCGTCGAGTCCGCCCTTCAGTTCCCTCTGCACGAGGCCGGCGACGTCGGCGTCCAGGAGGACCAGGTCTGCACCGTCGAAGTCCACGCCGCGGAAGCCGTCGGGGAACGGCGCGCGCAGGTGGTCCTCCCACAGCCGGGCGAGTTGGCCTTCGGGCTGTGCTGCGTCCACGTCGGCGGCTGACGCCTCTGCCGTGGACGGTGGGCGAAGGAGCAGGGAGACGGCATCGAAGACGGCACGCACCAGTGCGACGGCCCGGAGCGGGCGGAGAGCAGCACTTGACTCGGCGCCCTGCGCGAGCTTGTCGCGCAGCAGTCGGCTGCGGTCGAGTTCGGCGGCGAGTCCGGCCGTGATGAGCCCTGCGTCGGTGGCCCGCTCAATGAGGACGTGCAGTGGTTCCTTCGTGGCCAGACGCTCGGCGAGGACGTGCTCCAAGGCGAACAGGGAATGCGTGACGGCGACGGTGGCGAACTCGTACCGGTAGTAGGAGTGCCGGATGAGCTCGCGGGAGGTTTCCAACGCGCTCATGACGTACATTGACGCGTCGCCGGGCAGCGCCAGGTCGGCAACCAGGGCGTGCATGTCCACATAGTCGAGAACGAGGTGGTGGGTGCGCGGGTCCCGTCCCGGCAGGAGGAGCGGGTCGGGCGTCGGTGGCAGGGTGTTCACCGGTGCAGTGTTGTCACCGGAAGGCTGTCGGTGCCAGCGGATTTGCTTGAGCGGTCCGCGTCCCGCTGTCGCATGACGCGACCGGTCCGGTCCGGCCTTGAAGAACAAGCTCAGGGCGTCAGGGCGCCAGAGTTGTCCGCAGGGTCGCCGCCGCCTTGTACGTACGCAGCACCGGCGCCGTTTCGATGCGCGTCACCGCCTCCCACGCCACGCGCCGCGTCAGGTACGCGTGGAGCGCCTCGGCGTCCCGGCACAGCGCGTGCGCGACCAGGTTCGTCGGCCCGGTCGTCGCCGCGACCACCGCCAGTTCCTCGTGGCCCGCCAGCGCGGTCGCCACCGCGTCCAGGTGCGCCGGGACGACCTGCATCCACAACAGCGCCGACACCGTGACACCCAGCAGCGCCGGCTCCACGTCCACATCGAAGAAGAACGCGCCGCGCGCCCGCAGTTCGGCGAGCCTGCGGGCCGCCGTCGCCGCCGAGACGCCGGTCGCCGCCGCCAGGTCCGCGTAGCTGATCCGCGCGTCCTCGCGCAGCGCGCCCAGCAGCGCCCGGTCCGCGTCGGTCAGCACGTACGGCTCACACGGCTCACACGGTGCGCTCGGGTCGTACGGCTCGCTCTCAGGGGCCGGGGCGTGCCCGCCCGTGCCGGTGGTGTCCCGTCCGGCCCGCAGCCGGGCCTGCTGGTCCTCGTCCAGGACGTTCACCCGCCCCCGCCACACGGTCGGCCCGCCGAGGTAGGTGTGCAGCAGGTGGTGGGCGGAGACCGAGGTGATGCCGGCGGTACGCGGGATGTCGCGCAGCAGCAGCGCGTGTGCGTCCGGGCCGGTCGGTGGCGTGTGGATGATCGCCGCGATCTCCGTGCCGCCGGACGTGAGCCGTACCCATGAGGTGTCCGGCCGGCGCGCGAGCGCCACCGCGATGTCGTGCGCGCTGCGGGTCGCGGCCGTCAGCCGTACGAACCACTGGAGCGTGCCCGCGCTGCGCGGCGTCGGCAGCGCCACCACCCGCAGCCCGGCCTGCGCGCACAGGCGCCGGTAGCGGCGGACGACGGTCTGCGTCGAGGAGCCGAGCACCTCGGCGACGAGAGTGAACGGCGCCCGCGCGTCCACCTGGAGAGCGTGGATCAGTCCCCGGTCCAGATCATCCAGTACGAGCATATTCAGCAAACTAGCCGACCCGGATGGAAGTAATCGCCTGTTGGACCCGGAGAAATGGAAGCCGGTACGGGGTGGCGGGCACGGTGGTCGCCGACCCGTCAACACCCGTACCTCCAGGGAGAGACCACATGTCCCGCGCCATGGGCAGCACACCTGGCACCGGTAGGTCCACCACCGGCACACCAACCAACCGCACATCCGCCGGCGCGCCCGCAGCGCCAGGAGCCCCCAGTCCGGCCGGCCCGCCCGCCGAGCCGTACCGGTGGCGCTGGATCGCACTCGCCGCACTCCTGGCAGCCGAGGCCATGAACCTCCTCGACGCCACGATCGTCCAGGTCGCCGCCCCTGTCATCCACACCGAGCTCGGCGGACCGGACGCCGGCATCCCGTGGTTCAGCGCCTCCTACACCCTGGCCTTCGCCCTCGGCCTGCTCACCGGCGCCCGCCTCGGTGACATCCACGGCCGCAAACGCGTCTTCCGCGCCGGGGTCCTCGCCTTCGCCGCGACCTCCCTGGCGTGTGCGCTCGCTCCCACCACCGCCGTGCTCATCACCCTGCGTGCTCTGCAGGGCGGCGCCGCGGCCGTGCTCGTCCCGCAGACGTTCGGGCTGATCCGCGCCATGTTCACCGGCTCCGAACTGCCCAGGGCCCTCGGCACGATCGGGCCCGTCATGGGGCTGTCAGCCGTCGCCGGTCCCGCACTCGGCGGCCTCCTCACCCACGCCGACCTGCTGGGCTCCTCCTGGCGCGCCGTCTTCCTCGTCAACCTCCCCCTCGCCGCCGCCGTCCTGGCCGTCCTACCCCGGCTGCGCGAAGACCGTGCCCCCGTCCGCCCCCGCCTGGACCCGGCGGGCACCGTACTGGCCATGCTCGGCACCGCCCTGCTGGTCTGCCCGCTCGCCACCGGCCACCCCGGGCCCGCCGCGTGGGTGACCGCCGCGGCCGGCGCCGCCGTCCTGGCGGTGTTCGTCGCCCAGCAGCGCCGTACCGCCCGCCGCGGCAGAGCCCCGCTGATCGAACCCGCCCTGCTGCGCGGCCGTGCCTTCCCCGCCGCGCTGGCCACCTCCACGCTGTTCTTCGCCGTCGTGAACGGCGTCATGACCACCGTCGTCCTCCACCTCGAACTCGGCCTCCACGACGGGCCGCTGACCGCCGGGCTCACCCTGCTGCCCTGGTCCACGGGGCTGGCCGTCGCATCATGGGCAGCCGGGTCCCACCTCGTCCCCCGGTACGGCGCCCGCGTCATGCACGCCGGCCTTGCCACCGTCGCCGGCGGGCTGGCCGGCGCCGTGCTCGCCTACCGCGCCGCTGCCCCCGGCGTCTACCCGACAGCCCTTCCGTTCGCCCTCGCACTGGCGGGGCTGGGCGCCGGGCTGTTCACACCGCCCTTCTTCACCACTGCGCTGGGGGCGGCCGGACCGCAGGAGACCGGATCCGCGGCGGGGCTGCTCAACGCCGTCCAGCAACTCGGCGGAACCCTCGGTGTCGCCGTCATCGGCGGGGTCTACCTCGATGCGGCCGGTGACGCGCGTGCCGCGACCGGGGCCGGGTACGCGCTCGGCGTGGCCGCGGTGCTCCTGGCCGTCGCCGCGGCGGCGGCCGGGCTGATGACGGCGCGCCGTGCCCGGACGGCCGTTCCCGCCGGCGAAGCGGGGGACGGGGCGGGACCGGGGTGACGCGGTCCGGTGCGGTCCCGGTCCGGTCCGGGCATGTGCCGTGGGTCGTGGGCCGTGGGTCGTAGGCCCAAATCCCGATACCGGGGTGGTCGGGCGGAGCCGTACGGTCAGGAGTGGACAGCACCAATGGCCCTGACAGCACCGACGGATGCAGGAGGCCCACCGTGCCCGTACAGCTCGATCACACGATCATTCATGCCACCGACAAGTTCGCTTCGGCACGGTTCCTTTCGGAACTGATCGACGGTCCTGAGCCGCAAGCCTTCGGCCCCTTCGCCGCCGTACCGGTCGGGAACGGACTGACCATCGACTACGCCGACTCGCTCGTCCCGGCCGACGCCATCGTCATGCAGCACCTGGCGTTCCTGGTCTCCGAGGAGGAGTTCGACGAGATCTTCGGCCGTATCCAGGAGCGCGGGCTGCCCTACTGGGCCGACCCGCACCACCACGAGCCACAGCGGATCAACCACCTGATGGGCGGCCGGGGCGTCTATGTGAACGACCCGGACGGTCACGCCATCGAGTTCCTCACGCGCACCCACACCCTCGCCGGCCTCGCCGAAGCGGGCGTGGGAGCGGGGGCGGGCGCGGGCTCGGGCGCCTGAGCGCCGGATCACGTGCCGGGCCGCGCGCCGGGGCACGTACCGGGGTGCGTTCCGGCCGCGCGCCGGGTTCCGTACCGCGGTACGTGCCGCGTCACGTGCCGGCTTCCGGGGACTCGTCGGAGGGCCATGGATCGTTGAGCCACAGCTCGTCCCGGGGGACAGCGCCATGAGAGCGCTCAGCCCTTTGTCGAGTCCCAGGTACTCCTGCTCGGTCCCCGGCGGCACCACCCGCAGTGTGCGCTCCAGCCATGCCGACACCGCCGCCGCCGGGGCCTCCAGCAGCGCGTCGCCGTCCGGCGAACTCAGCGCCACACACACCACGCTGCGCCCGTCCACCTTCGTCGGCCAGACCCGCACGTCCCCGTGCCCGCATGGGCGGAACACCCCCTCCACCAGCAGCTCGCGCGCGAAGGTCCAGCTCACGGGAGTGTTCGAGCCGACGTGGAAGGTGATGTGGACGGCGTACGGGTCGACCGTACGGTAGGCGAGCCGGGCCGGTACGGGGACGCTGCGCTCCGGCGACAGCACCAGGTCCAGCTCCAGCTCTCGTTCCACCACGGTGTGCATGACGCGGTCCGCCTCTCTTGTCTGCCTGCCCGGTGCGGGCCCCGGTGGTCCCGGTGAATGAGCCCGTACATGGATAGAGGCCATACCCGCGGGGCCATTACGCGACTTCGTACAACTTTTTTCGCGAACCCCTTCCAGGTGGTAGTGAGCGGGGACGGCCGCGGAGCCGGCCCCGGGTCTGATAGATGTGGACGCTGCGTTGCGGCAGACTGCACCTGAACCTGCCCCACCCAGCGCACACACCAGGCCGAGAACAGATACGGGACTTCGGACATGAGCGCCCCTACGTCAGGATCCGCCGGCGGCAGCCCCACGCCGGGCTTCTACCCGGACCCGTCCATCCCCGGCTACATCCGGTACTGGAGCGGTGCCGCGTGGGTGCCGGGCACGAGCCGCCCGGCGCCGGGCGAGGGGGAGCCGATGCCCGCGCCGCCCGCGGGCGTGGCGGTGGCGCCGCCCGCTCCGGCACCGGCGGCGGCCCCGGCGTCCGCACCGGTTACGGCCCCCGCACCGGCGGTGGAGGAGACCGGGCCGGTCTTCCTTGACGGGGAGGGCGAGCCGCAGGCCGCGGCGGACAGCGGGACCGGGAGGGAATCCGACGCCCGTCCCGCCGCCATCCCCTGGCAGGACCCGGCCCGGCCGTCCGCCGTGCGCCCCGCCGAACCGTCCCCGGCCTGGCAGGCGGACGCCTCGCAGCAGGAAGGCTTCGGCGGCGAGCAGGACCGGCGGATCTCCTGGGGCGCGCAGGGGGCCGGCCGGCCCGGTGAGGAGGCTTCCCCGGCGGTGCCGCCGCAGCGGGACGAGACCGGTGTCGCTCCTGCTGCCGGTGCTGCTGCCGGTGCCTCCGCCGCGTCCGCTGCGCCGTCCGTACCGTCGGCTTCGCCGTCTTCACCGGCTTCGGGCTCTTCGCCGTCCGCGTCCGACGGGCCGGACGCCCCGAGGTCGGACAGTACGGTCACCATCCGCGCGCTGGGGCGCGACCGGGACGCCGGCCCGCGTGAGAACACCGACAA
Encoded proteins:
- a CDS encoding MFS transporter, yielding MSRAMGSTPGTGRSTTGTPTNRTSAGAPAAPGAPSPAGPPAEPYRWRWIALAALLAAEAMNLLDATIVQVAAPVIHTELGGPDAGIPWFSASYTLAFALGLLTGARLGDIHGRKRVFRAGVLAFAATSLACALAPTTAVLITLRALQGGAAAVLVPQTFGLIRAMFTGSELPRALGTIGPVMGLSAVAGPALGGLLTHADLLGSSWRAVFLVNLPLAAAVLAVLPRLREDRAPVRPRLDPAGTVLAMLGTALLVCPLATGHPGPAAWVTAAAGAAVLAVFVAQQRRTARRGRAPLIEPALLRGRAFPAALATSTLFFAVVNGVMTTVVLHLELGLHDGPLTAGLTLLPWSTGLAVASWAAGSHLVPRYGARVMHAGLATVAGGLAGAVLAYRAAAPGVYPTALPFALALAGLGAGLFTPPFFTTALGAAGPQETGSAAGLLNAVQQLGGTLGVAVIGGVYLDAAGDARAATGAGYALGVAAVLLAVAAAAAGLMTARRARTAVPAGEAGDGAGPG
- a CDS encoding AsnC family transcriptional regulator, producing MLVLDDLDRGLIHALQVDARAPFTLVAEVLGSSTQTVVRRYRRLCAQAGLRVVALPTPRSAGTLQWFVRLTAATRSAHDIAVALARRPDTSWVRLTSGGTEIAAIIHTPPTGPDAHALLLRDIPRTAGITSVSAHHLLHTYLGGPTVWRGRVNVLDEDQQARLRAGRDTTGTGGHAPAPESEPYDPSAPCEPCEPYVLTDADRALLGALREDARISYADLAAATGVSAATAARRLAELRARGAFFFDVDVEPALLGVTVSALLWMQVVPAHLDAVATALAGHEELAVVAATTGPTNLVAHALCRDAEALHAYLTRRVAWEAVTRIETAPVLRTYKAAATLRTTLAP
- a CDS encoding VOC family protein, which produces MPVQLDHTIIHATDKFASARFLSELIDGPEPQAFGPFAAVPVGNGLTIDYADSLVPADAIVMQHLAFLVSEEEFDEIFGRIQERGLPYWADPHHHEPQRINHLMGGRGVYVNDPDGHAIEFLTRTHTLAGLAEAGVGAGAGAGSGA